One Setaria viridis chromosome 5, Setaria_viridis_v4.0, whole genome shotgun sequence genomic region harbors:
- the LOC117856771 gene encoding uncharacterized protein isoform X2 — protein MAPAGGGDETGESGGPPMNRGVDRSAAGGAGQNLGAESGSRKRNAAVMSKDLTSLVGNGEHSKVACEDSQRILMEVEDLRAQLDVDVKELGYCEANQKLRVELAQKAKEMQCLRKQNEGMRKQDEDLQAKNDGMMKQNKDLQAKNDVLVKENEELRSNIDGISKQNLELQIKNGGLTKWNEELLAKNGSLTKQNEELKAKDVDLVKQNEEVQANNDRMRKRNGELHAENAGLTKRNEGLQVKNEGLTESNEKLQAKNDRLTKWIGELEDKNDDLEDLNGTLVSKERQSNDELLQARKELTMGLEDELNGRPAIGTKRMGELDEKPFQNACKRKYGNVDYQTKAAKLVESWQGELKKPSWHPFVAVQVNGEHKEVLDEDDAKLKLLRFEYGDDVCNAVKTALMEINEYNPSERHVVPVFWNFRKGRKATMKEVLYLYGQMEMITKRRRG, from the exons ATGGCCCCCGCCGGCGGAGGGGACGAGACTGGAGAATCCGGCGGGCCACCCATGAACCGTGGCGTTGATCGaagtgctgctggtggtg CAGGTCAGAATCTTGGGGCAGAATCTGGAAGCAGGAAGAGGAATGCAGCAGTTATGTCCAAAGATTTGACGAGTCTGGTTGGCAATGGAG AGCATTCAAAGGTAGCGTGCGAGGATTCTCAGAGGATTTTAATGGAGGTCGAAGACCTGAGGGCTCAACTAGATGTGGATGTGAAAGAGCTTGGATACTGTGAGGCGAATCAGAAGCTGAGAGTTGAGCTGGCTCAGAAGGCGAAAGAGATGCAGTGCTTGAGAAAGCAGAATGAGGGAATGAGAAAGCAGGATGAGGATCTGCAGGCCAAGAATGATGGCATGATGAAGCAGAATAAGGACCTGCAAGCCAAGAATGATGTCCTGGTGAAGGAGAATGAGGAGCTGAGATCCAATATAGATGGTATTAGCAAGCAGAATTTGGAGCTGCAAATCAAGAATGGCGGCCTAACGAAGTGGAATGAGGAGCTGCTAGCAAAGAATGGCAGCCTGACAAAGCAGAATGAGGAGCTGAAGGCCAAGGATGTCGACTTGGTGAAGCAGAATGAGGAGGTGCAAGCCAATAATGATAGGATGAGGAAGCGGAATGGGGAACTGCATGCCGAGAATGCTGGCCTAACAAAGCGGAATGAGGGTCTGCAAGTCAAGAATGAGGGCCTGACGGAGAGTAATGAGAAGCTGCAAGCAAAGAATGACAGGCTAACGAAGTGGATTGGGGAGCTGGAAGACAAGAATGACGACCTGGAAGATTTGAACGGAACTCTTGTGAGCAAAGAGCGTCAAAGTAACGATGAGCTACTGCAAGCCCGAAAAGAGCTTACTATG GGTTTGGAGGACGAGTTAAATGGCCGGCCAGCTATTGGGACCAAAAGAATGGGAGAACTTGACGAGAAGCCATTTCAAAATGCATGTAAGAGAAAATATGGAAACGTCGATTACCAGACCAAAGCTGCAAAGCTGGTTGAAAGTTGGCAGGGTGAACTGAAGAAgccatcctggcatccttttGTGGCTGTTCAGGTTAATGGAGAGCATAAG GAAGTTTTAGACGAAGATGATGCAAAACTGAAGCTCCTGCGGTTTGAGTACGGCGATGATGTGTGCAATGCGGTGAAGACTGCGCTGATGGAGATAAACGAGTACAACCCCAGTGAGCGGCACGTGGTGCCTGTGTTCTGGAACTTCAGGAAAGGCCGGAAGGCGACGATGAAGGAGGTTCTCTACCTGTACGGACAAATGGAGATGATAACCAAGCGCAGGAGGGGCTGA
- the LOC117856771 gene encoding uncharacterized protein isoform X3, producing the protein MAPAGGGDETGESGGPPMNRGVDRSAAGGGQNLGAESGSRKRNAAVMSKDLTSLVGNGEHSKVACEDSQRILMEVEDLRAQLDVDVKELGYCEANQKLRVELAQKAKEMQCLRKQNEGMRKQDEDLQAKNDGMMKQNKDLQAKNDVLVKENEELRSNIDGISKQNLELQIKNGGLTKWNEELLAKNGSLTKQNEELKAKDVDLVKQNEEVQANNDRMRKRNGELHAENAGLTKRNEGLQVKNEGLTESNEKLQAKNDRLTKWIGELEDKNDDLEDLNGTLVSKERQSNDELLQARKELTMGLEDELNGRPAIGTKRMGELDEKPFQNACKRKYGNVDYQTKAAKLVESWQGELKKPSWHPFVAVQVNGEHKEVLDEDDAKLKLLRFEYGDDVCNAVKTALMEINEYNPSERHVVPVFWNFRKGRKATMKEVLYLYGQMEMITKRRRG; encoded by the exons ATGGCCCCCGCCGGCGGAGGGGACGAGACTGGAGAATCCGGCGGGCCACCCATGAACCGTGGCGTTGATCGaagtgctgctggtggtg GTCAGAATCTTGGGGCAGAATCTGGAAGCAGGAAGAGGAATGCAGCAGTTATGTCCAAAGATTTGACGAGTCTGGTTGGCAATGGAG AGCATTCAAAGGTAGCGTGCGAGGATTCTCAGAGGATTTTAATGGAGGTCGAAGACCTGAGGGCTCAACTAGATGTGGATGTGAAAGAGCTTGGATACTGTGAGGCGAATCAGAAGCTGAGAGTTGAGCTGGCTCAGAAGGCGAAAGAGATGCAGTGCTTGAGAAAGCAGAATGAGGGAATGAGAAAGCAGGATGAGGATCTGCAGGCCAAGAATGATGGCATGATGAAGCAGAATAAGGACCTGCAAGCCAAGAATGATGTCCTGGTGAAGGAGAATGAGGAGCTGAGATCCAATATAGATGGTATTAGCAAGCAGAATTTGGAGCTGCAAATCAAGAATGGCGGCCTAACGAAGTGGAATGAGGAGCTGCTAGCAAAGAATGGCAGCCTGACAAAGCAGAATGAGGAGCTGAAGGCCAAGGATGTCGACTTGGTGAAGCAGAATGAGGAGGTGCAAGCCAATAATGATAGGATGAGGAAGCGGAATGGGGAACTGCATGCCGAGAATGCTGGCCTAACAAAGCGGAATGAGGGTCTGCAAGTCAAGAATGAGGGCCTGACGGAGAGTAATGAGAAGCTGCAAGCAAAGAATGACAGGCTAACGAAGTGGATTGGGGAGCTGGAAGACAAGAATGACGACCTGGAAGATTTGAACGGAACTCTTGTGAGCAAAGAGCGTCAAAGTAACGATGAGCTACTGCAAGCCCGAAAAGAGCTTACTATG GGTTTGGAGGACGAGTTAAATGGCCGGCCAGCTATTGGGACCAAAAGAATGGGAGAACTTGACGAGAAGCCATTTCAAAATGCATGTAAGAGAAAATATGGAAACGTCGATTACCAGACCAAAGCTGCAAAGCTGGTTGAAAGTTGGCAGGGTGAACTGAAGAAgccatcctggcatccttttGTGGCTGTTCAGGTTAATGGAGAGCATAAG GAAGTTTTAGACGAAGATGATGCAAAACTGAAGCTCCTGCGGTTTGAGTACGGCGATGATGTGTGCAATGCGGTGAAGACTGCGCTGATGGAGATAAACGAGTACAACCCCAGTGAGCGGCACGTGGTGCCTGTGTTCTGGAACTTCAGGAAAGGCCGGAAGGCGACGATGAAGGAGGTTCTCTACCTGTACGGACAAATGGAGATGATAACCAAGCGCAGGAGGGGCTGA
- the LOC117856771 gene encoding uncharacterized protein isoform X4, with product MSKDLTSLVGNGEHSKVACEDSQRILMEVEDLRAQLDVDVKELGYCEANQKLRVELAQKAKEMQCLRKQNEGMRKQDEDLQAKNDGMMKQNKDLQAKNDVLVKENEELRSNIDGISKQNLELQIKNGGLTKWNEELLAKNGSLTKQNEELKAKDVDLVKQNEEVQANNDRMRKRNGELHAENAGLTKRNEGLQVKNEGLTESNEKLQAKNDRLTKWIGELEDKNDDLEDLNGTLVSKERQSNDELLQARKELTMGLEDELNGRPAIGTKRMGELDEKPFQNACKRKYGNVDYQTKAAKLVESWQGELKKPSWHPFVAVQVNGEHKEVLDEDDAKLKLLRFEYGDDVCNAVKTALMEINEYNPSERHVVPVFWNFRKGRKATMKEVLYLYGQMEMITKRRRG from the exons ATGTCCAAAGATTTGACGAGTCTGGTTGGCAATGGAG AGCATTCAAAGGTAGCGTGCGAGGATTCTCAGAGGATTTTAATGGAGGTCGAAGACCTGAGGGCTCAACTAGATGTGGATGTGAAAGAGCTTGGATACTGTGAGGCGAATCAGAAGCTGAGAGTTGAGCTGGCTCAGAAGGCGAAAGAGATGCAGTGCTTGAGAAAGCAGAATGAGGGAATGAGAAAGCAGGATGAGGATCTGCAGGCCAAGAATGATGGCATGATGAAGCAGAATAAGGACCTGCAAGCCAAGAATGATGTCCTGGTGAAGGAGAATGAGGAGCTGAGATCCAATATAGATGGTATTAGCAAGCAGAATTTGGAGCTGCAAATCAAGAATGGCGGCCTAACGAAGTGGAATGAGGAGCTGCTAGCAAAGAATGGCAGCCTGACAAAGCAGAATGAGGAGCTGAAGGCCAAGGATGTCGACTTGGTGAAGCAGAATGAGGAGGTGCAAGCCAATAATGATAGGATGAGGAAGCGGAATGGGGAACTGCATGCCGAGAATGCTGGCCTAACAAAGCGGAATGAGGGTCTGCAAGTCAAGAATGAGGGCCTGACGGAGAGTAATGAGAAGCTGCAAGCAAAGAATGACAGGCTAACGAAGTGGATTGGGGAGCTGGAAGACAAGAATGACGACCTGGAAGATTTGAACGGAACTCTTGTGAGCAAAGAGCGTCAAAGTAACGATGAGCTACTGCAAGCCCGAAAAGAGCTTACTATG GGTTTGGAGGACGAGTTAAATGGCCGGCCAGCTATTGGGACCAAAAGAATGGGAGAACTTGACGAGAAGCCATTTCAAAATGCATGTAAGAGAAAATATGGAAACGTCGATTACCAGACCAAAGCTGCAAAGCTGGTTGAAAGTTGGCAGGGTGAACTGAAGAAgccatcctggcatccttttGTGGCTGTTCAGGTTAATGGAGAGCATAAG GAAGTTTTAGACGAAGATGATGCAAAACTGAAGCTCCTGCGGTTTGAGTACGGCGATGATGTGTGCAATGCGGTGAAGACTGCGCTGATGGAGATAAACGAGTACAACCCCAGTGAGCGGCACGTGGTGCCTGTGTTCTGGAACTTCAGGAAAGGCCGGAAGGCGACGATGAAGGAGGTTCTCTACCTGTACGGACAAATGGAGATGATAACCAAGCGCAGGAGGGGCTGA
- the LOC117856771 gene encoding uncharacterized protein isoform X1, with translation MAPAGGGDETGESGGPPMNRGVDRSAAGGGKRSHGQNLGAESGSRKRNAAVMSKDLTSLVGNGEHSKVACEDSQRILMEVEDLRAQLDVDVKELGYCEANQKLRVELAQKAKEMQCLRKQNEGMRKQDEDLQAKNDGMMKQNKDLQAKNDVLVKENEELRSNIDGISKQNLELQIKNGGLTKWNEELLAKNGSLTKQNEELKAKDVDLVKQNEEVQANNDRMRKRNGELHAENAGLTKRNEGLQVKNEGLTESNEKLQAKNDRLTKWIGELEDKNDDLEDLNGTLVSKERQSNDELLQARKELTMGLEDELNGRPAIGTKRMGELDEKPFQNACKRKYGNVDYQTKAAKLVESWQGELKKPSWHPFVAVQVNGEHKEVLDEDDAKLKLLRFEYGDDVCNAVKTALMEINEYNPSERHVVPVFWNFRKGRKATMKEVLYLYGQMEMITKRRRG, from the exons ATGGCCCCCGCCGGCGGAGGGGACGAGACTGGAGAATCCGGCGGGCCACCCATGAACCGTGGCGTTGATCGaagtgctgctggtggtggtaaGAGAAGCCACg GTCAGAATCTTGGGGCAGAATCTGGAAGCAGGAAGAGGAATGCAGCAGTTATGTCCAAAGATTTGACGAGTCTGGTTGGCAATGGAG AGCATTCAAAGGTAGCGTGCGAGGATTCTCAGAGGATTTTAATGGAGGTCGAAGACCTGAGGGCTCAACTAGATGTGGATGTGAAAGAGCTTGGATACTGTGAGGCGAATCAGAAGCTGAGAGTTGAGCTGGCTCAGAAGGCGAAAGAGATGCAGTGCTTGAGAAAGCAGAATGAGGGAATGAGAAAGCAGGATGAGGATCTGCAGGCCAAGAATGATGGCATGATGAAGCAGAATAAGGACCTGCAAGCCAAGAATGATGTCCTGGTGAAGGAGAATGAGGAGCTGAGATCCAATATAGATGGTATTAGCAAGCAGAATTTGGAGCTGCAAATCAAGAATGGCGGCCTAACGAAGTGGAATGAGGAGCTGCTAGCAAAGAATGGCAGCCTGACAAAGCAGAATGAGGAGCTGAAGGCCAAGGATGTCGACTTGGTGAAGCAGAATGAGGAGGTGCAAGCCAATAATGATAGGATGAGGAAGCGGAATGGGGAACTGCATGCCGAGAATGCTGGCCTAACAAAGCGGAATGAGGGTCTGCAAGTCAAGAATGAGGGCCTGACGGAGAGTAATGAGAAGCTGCAAGCAAAGAATGACAGGCTAACGAAGTGGATTGGGGAGCTGGAAGACAAGAATGACGACCTGGAAGATTTGAACGGAACTCTTGTGAGCAAAGAGCGTCAAAGTAACGATGAGCTACTGCAAGCCCGAAAAGAGCTTACTATG GGTTTGGAGGACGAGTTAAATGGCCGGCCAGCTATTGGGACCAAAAGAATGGGAGAACTTGACGAGAAGCCATTTCAAAATGCATGTAAGAGAAAATATGGAAACGTCGATTACCAGACCAAAGCTGCAAAGCTGGTTGAAAGTTGGCAGGGTGAACTGAAGAAgccatcctggcatccttttGTGGCTGTTCAGGTTAATGGAGAGCATAAG GAAGTTTTAGACGAAGATGATGCAAAACTGAAGCTCCTGCGGTTTGAGTACGGCGATGATGTGTGCAATGCGGTGAAGACTGCGCTGATGGAGATAAACGAGTACAACCCCAGTGAGCGGCACGTGGTGCCTGTGTTCTGGAACTTCAGGAAAGGCCGGAAGGCGACGATGAAGGAGGTTCTCTACCTGTACGGACAAATGGAGATGATAACCAAGCGCAGGAGGGGCTGA
- the LOC117856770 gene encoding factor of DNA methylation 1, with protein sequence MDLDMDDYIDPYEEAEAEAAAEAAGLADPKSEDSDDDSEDDSDAESDYEEQSFRLLTSGKHRVRNPDGTFRCPFCPGKKKQGYKIKDLLQHADGIGVSSKHCRHGRERASHRAFARFVRTDPSFAEDLVGITGILGAIKPAPANANGSGSATAEAKANVGPTGSSSAPAENVGPPREVERYAWPWACVLAAGAGFNAEEFAGRVAMFSFVEVVPLFIDEIEGMETFAIVRFTNDWSGFNDALTLENHFSVNKLGKKEFETRNSGLGAAEGEGGEGEVKVYGWVAREGDYNGGTVVGRFLRKRTILKTIDEVSKTELEKSGEMVARLASQIEEKNRYLQDLETKKNATELSISRLEEDNRKLHEAYNEEMRNLHRRARENALRIFQENDNLRQELENKRRELNSRAKQLEKLSAENANDWKTLDDEKQKAKDDNSELELASIEQQRADFDVLKLLDDQKREKEDVFARMLQLEKELHEKQQLELEVARLNGTLQVMKHLEGDDDGDIHEKMEKLSERLEREKKRLEDLSGDLVRKERESNDELQQARKELIMGLEDELNGRAAIGIKRMGELDEKPFQNACRRKFGNDDYQVKAAELITNWQEELKKPSWHPFKVVQVNGEDKEVLDDDDAKLKFLWIEYGDDVCNAVKTALMEINEYNPSGRYVVPELWNFRKGRKATTKEVLKYLFGQMETTTKRRRG encoded by the exons ATGGATCTTGACATGGACGACTACATCGACCCCTAcgaggaggccgaggccgaggccgccgcggaggccgccggATTAGCGGACCCCAAATCCGAGGACTCCGACGACGACTCCGAGGACGACTCGGACGCGGAGAGCGACTACGAGGAGCAATCCTTCCGCCTCCTCACATCCGGCAAGCACCGGGTGCGCAACCCGGACGGCACCTTCCGCTGCCCCTTCTGCCCCGGCAAGAAGAAGCAGGGGTACAAGATCAAGGACCTCCTCCAGCACGCCGACGGCATCGGCGTCTCCAGCAAGCactgccgccacggccgcgaGCGCGCGTCTCACCGCGCCTTCGCCCGCTTTGTCCGCACCGATCCGTCCTTCGCGGAAGACCTTGTCGGTATCACTGGCATCCTCGGTGCCATTAAGCCCGCCCCTGCTAACGCCAATGGCAGTGGAAGTGCCACCGCGGAGGCGAAAGCCAATGTTGGTCCTACGGGATCCAGTTCTGCGCCGGCGGAGAACGTGGGGCCGCCACGGGAGGTTGAGAGGTATGCTTGGCCATGGGCTTGTGTTCTTGCAGCCGGTGCAGGGTTCAATGCTGAGGAGTTTGCTGGTAGAGTAGCCATGTTTAGTTTTGTTGAGGTTGTGCCTTTGTTTATCGATGAGATAGAAGGCATGGAAACCTTTGCAATCGTGAGGTTTACCAATGATTGGAGTGGATTTAATGATGCGCTTACGCTAGAGAACCATTTTAGTGTGAATAAGCTGGGGAAGAAGGAATTTGAGACTAGGAATAGTGGTCTAGGTGCTGCAGAGGGGGAGGGTGGCGAAGGTGAGGTAAAGGTTTATGGGTGGGTTGCCCGAGAGGGGGATTACAATGGAGGGACTGTGGTGGGAAGGTTCTTGAGGAAGCGTACCATCCTGAAAACAATAGATGAGGTCTCCAAAACTGAGTTAGAGAAGTCAGGGGAGATGGTTGCAAGACTGGCATCTCAGATAGAGGAAAAGAACCGATACTTGCAGGATTTGGAGACAAAGAAGAATGCAACAGAACTCTCGATCTCACGGCTTGAGGAGGACAACAGGAAGCTACACGAGGCGTACAATGAAG AAATGCGAAATCTTCATCGCAGGGCTCGTGAAAATGCTCTGCGAATTTTCCAAGAAAATGACAACTTGAGGCAAGAATTAGAAAATAAGAGGAGAGAACTGAATTCACGAGCTAAGCAACTTGAAAAGCTGTCAGCTGAGAATGCTAACGACTGGAAGACACTCGATGATGAGAAGCAGAAG GCGAAAGATGATAATAGTGAACTTGAGTTAGCCAGTATAGAGCAGCAGAGGGCTGACTTCGATGTTCTGAAGCTATTGGATGACCAGAAG AGGGAAAAGGAAGATGTATTCGCAAGGATGCTCCAACTGGAAAAGGAACTGCATGAGAAGCAGCAACTTGAGCTCGAAGTTGCACGGTTGAATGGTACACTCCAAGTAATGAAACATTTGGAGGGAGATGATGATGGTGATATTCATGAGAAGATGGAGAAGCTGAGTGAAAGATTAGAGCGTGAGAAGAAACGGCTGGAAGATTTGAGTGGAGATCTTGTGAGGAAAGAGCGTGAAAGTAACGACGAGCTACAACAAGCCCGGAAAGAATTGATTATG GGCTTGGAGGATGAGCTAAATGGGCGGGCAGCTATTGGGATAAAAAGAATGGGAGAACTTGATGAAAAACCATTTCAAAATGCATGTAGGAGGAAATTTGGAAACGATGATTACCAGGTCAAAGCAGCAGAGTTGATCACAAATTGGCAGGAGGAACTGAAGAAgccatcctggcatccttttAAGGTTGTTCAGGTTAATGGAGAAGATAAG GAAGttctagatgatgatgatgcaaaaCTGAAGTTCCTGTGGATTGAGTATGGTGATGACGTGTGCAATGCGGTGAAGACCGCGCTGATGGAGATAAATGAATACAACCCCAGTGGTCGGTATGTTGTGCCCGAGCTGTGGAACTTCAGGAAAGGCCGGAAGGCGACGACGAAGGAGGTGCTCAAGTACCTTTTCGGGCAGATGGAGACGACAACCAAGCGCAGGAGGGGCTGA